Proteins from a single region of Gordonia hongkongensis:
- a CDS encoding lipase family protein, whose amino-acid sequence MLAWCNLRGWALRAAISAVIATGMTIGAIGGTAEVSAEPPNLGPAPAAVPEAIDAAVPAPPVKRLHRIPARSVTPGASHELQELRETVMPSPSGDRFFDQWPADLARRAAGDVIATRDVMRTAQLLMTVPLQSARQIKFRSVDAGDQPIFGTATLLVPAKAWKGPRSRPVLVHNSPIVALGTKCTPGYTLAHGYHADTNTTDLIPPFAQLALDRGYAVIMPDHTGPRMAYAEPYVAAHVIMDSLRAAGRLDPDNFATGPIAMHGYSGGAIATNAAAKLADSYAPEQAGRIVGAAYGGVPADYRSLAGAMNANLGSGVFHAAMLGVARERPQVLAMANNAARWLATSPMRDLCTSGMGALGVSHIPTQVLSADPDPYRSPVAERLFAITSMKDHRATMPLRIYHGTYEWWIPASQARALFAEQCALGASASYREYPAEHMTGIFAGLPDTLTWLDDRLRGKPARSECR is encoded by the coding sequence ATGCTGGCATGGTGTAACCTGCGGGGCTGGGCGCTGCGCGCAGCGATTTCTGCAGTGATTGCGACGGGGATGACGATCGGTGCGATCGGAGGAACTGCGGAGGTGTCGGCCGAGCCGCCGAATCTCGGTCCGGCGCCTGCCGCGGTTCCCGAGGCCATCGACGCCGCTGTGCCGGCACCGCCGGTGAAGAGGTTGCACCGGATACCTGCGCGCTCGGTGACCCCCGGCGCCTCCCACGAGCTGCAGGAACTTCGCGAGACGGTCATGCCCTCGCCGAGCGGCGACCGGTTCTTCGATCAATGGCCGGCCGACCTCGCACGCCGTGCTGCCGGAGATGTGATCGCCACTCGCGATGTCATGCGCACGGCGCAGTTGCTGATGACGGTTCCGCTGCAATCGGCTCGGCAGATCAAGTTCCGGAGCGTCGACGCCGGCGATCAGCCGATCTTCGGTACCGCGACCCTCCTCGTCCCCGCCAAGGCGTGGAAGGGACCGCGGTCGCGTCCGGTGCTGGTTCACAATTCGCCGATCGTCGCGCTCGGGACGAAGTGCACGCCCGGTTACACGCTTGCTCACGGCTACCACGCCGACACCAACACCACCGACCTCATCCCGCCGTTCGCGCAGTTGGCCTTGGACCGCGGCTACGCGGTGATCATGCCCGACCACACCGGACCCCGGATGGCGTACGCCGAACCGTACGTCGCAGCGCACGTGATCATGGACTCGCTGCGGGCGGCAGGCCGGCTCGACCCCGACAACTTCGCCACCGGACCGATCGCCATGCACGGATACTCCGGTGGCGCGATTGCCACGAATGCCGCGGCGAAGCTTGCCGATTCCTACGCCCCGGAGCAGGCCGGGCGGATCGTCGGCGCGGCGTACGGCGGCGTACCGGCCGACTACCGCTCCCTGGCCGGGGCCATGAACGCCAACCTCGGTTCCGGGGTGTTCCACGCCGCCATGCTCGGTGTCGCACGGGAACGTCCCCAAGTCCTTGCGATGGCAAACAACGCGGCACGCTGGTTGGCCACGTCTCCGATGCGGGACCTGTGTACCAGTGGGATGGGTGCCCTGGGTGTGTCGCACATACCCACTCAGGTTCTGTCGGCCGACCCCGATCCTTACCGTTCACCCGTCGCCGAGCGTCTTTTCGCGATCACCTCGATGAAAGATCACCGGGCGACGATGCCGCTGCGGATCTACCACGGAACCTACGAGTGGTGGATACCGGCGAGTCAGGCTCGCGCCCTGTTCGCCGAGCAGTGCGCGCTCGGGGCGTCCGCGTCGTACCGCGAGTACCCGGCCGAACACATGACCGGGATCTTCGCCGGCCTGCCCGACACGTTGACGTGGCTCGACGATCGTCTGCGCGGGAAACCCGCGCGGAGTGAGTGCCGCTGA
- a CDS encoding polysaccharide biosynthesis tyrosine autokinase — protein MPGAAAGTAQKRLRRVRAIVLRRWWVVVTCILIGALAGFGVSLMTTPTYESQATLYATSATDTNAQSAYQGSLASQQRMVSYAELAQSDVILGRAIADSALPLTISEARAQTSVTSKPGTVLLTIAAVDANSDEAANLANAVANSMVGYVASLERPIDGGRPVAALTVITPASASADVVSPNTPFNIVLGALGGLLVAAALMLGFYRLDTRIRTEEDLSTNGLGPVLATIPSSDELDADRTADFAGGASPTAESYRRLRTNLKFVSVKSTCPRILVTSPTPGDGKTTTAVNLSLALAELGKKVVLVGADLRKPGLGSRVRVDGAVGLTDFLRGDAEMQDVLQASGHRNLDIVASGPIPPNAGELLASERAGEGFDELASLYDFVIVDTPPVLPVADAVAVGQWMDGVLLVARSGSTTRPQLDQVAAQLQLAQLKVLGCVLNGAAGRDTEYSYAYYGADIPEKAGASSDHKVSLDTAAPTRSTTSRMAESSRM, from the coding sequence TTGCCGGGAGCCGCCGCCGGCACGGCACAAAAACGGCTACGCCGGGTTCGTGCCATCGTGTTGCGGCGGTGGTGGGTTGTTGTCACCTGCATCCTCATCGGCGCATTGGCCGGCTTCGGCGTGAGCCTGATGACCACGCCGACCTACGAGTCGCAGGCGACGCTGTATGCCACGTCGGCAACCGACACCAATGCTCAGAGCGCCTACCAGGGTTCGCTCGCGTCGCAGCAACGCATGGTGTCCTATGCCGAGCTGGCACAGTCGGACGTGATCCTGGGTCGCGCAATCGCAGATTCGGCACTTCCGCTGACGATTTCGGAGGCGCGCGCACAGACGTCGGTGACCAGTAAGCCGGGCACTGTGTTGCTCACCATCGCCGCCGTCGACGCGAACAGCGACGAGGCCGCGAATCTCGCCAATGCAGTGGCGAACTCGATGGTGGGGTATGTGGCGTCGCTCGAGCGGCCGATCGACGGGGGCAGGCCTGTGGCTGCGCTGACCGTCATCACGCCGGCTTCCGCAAGCGCTGATGTCGTGTCCCCGAACACGCCGTTCAACATCGTGTTGGGCGCGCTCGGCGGCCTGCTCGTAGCTGCTGCCCTGATGCTCGGCTTCTATCGGCTCGACACTCGCATCCGTACCGAGGAGGATCTCTCGACCAACGGGCTGGGTCCGGTTCTGGCGACCATCCCGAGCTCTGACGAGCTGGACGCCGACCGCACCGCCGACTTCGCCGGCGGCGCATCGCCGACCGCCGAGTCGTACCGTCGTCTGCGCACCAACTTGAAGTTCGTGTCGGTCAAGTCGACCTGCCCGCGAATTCTCGTGACGAGTCCGACCCCGGGTGATGGAAAAACCACGACAGCGGTGAATCTCAGTCTCGCGCTGGCCGAACTCGGCAAGAAGGTGGTGCTCGTCGGCGCCGATCTGCGTAAACCCGGTCTGGGGAGTCGCGTCCGCGTCGACGGCGCGGTGGGCCTGACGGACTTCCTCAGAGGCGACGCGGAAATGCAGGATGTGCTGCAGGCGAGTGGGCATCGGAATCTCGATATCGTCGCATCCGGTCCCATCCCGCCGAACGCAGGTGAATTGCTGGCTTCCGAACGTGCCGGTGAGGGTTTCGACGAGTTGGCTTCGTTGTACGACTTCGTGATAGTCGACACACCTCCGGTGCTCCCGGTGGCCGACGCAGTCGCTGTGGGGCAGTGGATGGATGGTGTCCTACTGGTTGCCCGTTCGGGCAGTACCACTCGGCCCCAGCTCGACCAGGTGGCCGCGCAGCTCCAGTTGGCCCAGTTGAAGGTTCTCGGTTGTGTACTCAACGGCGCCGCGGGTCGTGACACCGAGTACAGCTACGCCTACTACGGCGCAGACATTCCGGAGAAGGCCGGCGCCAGTTCAGACCACAAGGTGAGCCTGGACACCGCTGCGCCAACCCGCTCGACGACATCGAGAATGGCGGAGTCGTCGCGCATGTGA
- a CDS encoding Ig-like domain-containing protein encodes MSASSIKRFTLTRRVVASSGIAAALFVAGPVAVAAADDGTSTTSDSSTSTGVSTAEGDAEDGDNSPGSDAGVEDAEFSTDVETTADQDSDPTDGAIAPESPGDSSTTPEPAPAGSSDSPDPVEPVAPTQYPNFPLPEVPAEDVVEYVDEDAPTDGTSDNSVDTHTPAPGPLVDHTAPPAFQITLDAADAIPSSNPVISAAEPIVAANDEGSILYQLTHGTGTEGLILFNQSAMMLGVLSRRGRSNGQDYAALLGPGESRFLPARVVAEGSLGKHAWNEEADSENLTSSTLTQFFDRALVAVSSTDGDDPDNRFLDPSDSDWGTGWSTDVDATPPPGTSYSVGEDGSVTIHNDSDVDIAVISPYHGVWSDQGLAVLRPGQSYTISETATNPLGFNAYWVQGERQDGRSVVIAQVITAGGQVLVAPAAEGHPDQSRWLPLRGTAPIDTDGIDPGDRFLDPSDYLAPGSALEPSYGNPETAGVTYSVVDDDTIRIHNDGTGAIAVMQSTPGGQLLGFDILAPGESKVYGSVPGGYAMVSVQAERGADGKPVLLGGVMKSPFDGTITGTAPYDGYPAIPLRHTPLPENHAPTGEVVAQPKPADQRERVYSVEGFDINGDTLTFSIHTPPSRGTLTDNGDGTFTYTPTDPDDLHEGFVDDQFLIQISDGRGGTALAPAFVYYGFANVNEAPAIESVVGGVNDLGGGGWHFVVSDPDGDPIGIDGFDRPTYGVITVTPVNGDVDPISGAYTVVPGQFVVTYEPDLVRAHESAYDDEFTVTFDDGHGGTVSETITVHVPFYNTNPYVYLHDPSGGVGSGTGTYEITTFDDENDTVTIVSATSERGATITIVDGVLHYTPNPGIGDAYYADRITVVGDDGHGGTYTTSRTVRVMNTTNVVWVDEGRGEVLVFTEFDMTYPDTPLERHGERVVVYPYDYEQARAFVEELENSSIAGEFGDYRQMLQAYEDALNAPEPEPEGPDWGEPGPWIPGDGEYELPGYDADDEPASAGDVDNFLLELLGSFDFIHNLGEVWSTMLAYDDFEDFAAKLSDQLSKLETVSDDAPILKYSKYVFKTIGPVGTLLSLGIATAQLNDADTPNEELLAQIELLSAATPAVMAATGAVLLGVIGGPGAALVGLNIGAIAGTAIGLGLSIGAELSLNENFRDAFQGALEQPANARDWWPF; translated from the coding sequence ATGTCTGCGTCATCAATCAAGAGGTTCACCCTGACGCGTCGCGTCGTCGCGTCGTCGGGCATTGCCGCCGCCCTGTTCGTCGCCGGCCCCGTCGCGGTCGCGGCCGCCGACGATGGGACGAGCACGACGTCCGACTCGTCGACGAGTACCGGCGTCTCCACAGCAGAGGGCGACGCGGAGGACGGCGACAACTCCCCCGGCTCAGATGCGGGCGTGGAGGACGCCGAATTCAGCACCGACGTCGAAACCACTGCCGACCAGGACAGCGACCCTACCGACGGCGCGATCGCCCCCGAGTCCCCTGGTGACTCGTCCACGACACCGGAGCCTGCGCCCGCCGGGTCGTCGGATTCTCCCGATCCGGTCGAACCGGTTGCGCCGACGCAGTACCCGAACTTCCCGTTACCCGAGGTGCCCGCAGAGGACGTTGTCGAATACGTCGATGAAGACGCGCCTACCGACGGCACCTCAGACAACTCGGTCGACACCCACACACCGGCACCAGGCCCGCTCGTCGACCACACCGCTCCGCCCGCGTTCCAGATCACGCTCGACGCCGCTGACGCAATACCGTCATCGAATCCAGTCATCTCAGCCGCCGAACCGATCGTGGCAGCGAACGACGAGGGGTCGATCCTCTATCAGCTCACGCACGGGACCGGCACAGAAGGCCTGATCCTCTTCAACCAGAGCGCGATGATGTTGGGAGTCCTCAGCCGACGCGGCCGCAGCAACGGACAGGACTACGCCGCGCTCCTGGGACCCGGTGAGAGCCGCTTCCTCCCGGCTCGAGTCGTCGCCGAGGGTTCGCTCGGCAAGCACGCATGGAACGAGGAAGCAGACTCAGAAAATCTGACGTCGTCCACCCTCACGCAATTCTTCGACCGCGCACTGGTTGCAGTGTCCAGCACCGACGGAGATGATCCCGACAATCGCTTCCTCGATCCGTCCGACTCGGATTGGGGGACCGGATGGTCCACCGACGTCGACGCCACGCCTCCACCGGGGACAAGCTACAGCGTCGGCGAAGACGGATCGGTCACGATCCACAACGACAGCGACGTCGACATCGCGGTCATCAGCCCCTACCACGGAGTGTGGTCTGATCAGGGTCTGGCGGTGCTCCGACCCGGGCAGAGCTACACCATCTCGGAAACTGCAACCAACCCTCTGGGTTTCAACGCGTACTGGGTTCAGGGCGAGCGCCAGGACGGTCGATCGGTGGTCATTGCGCAGGTGATCACGGCGGGTGGCCAGGTCCTGGTTGCGCCCGCGGCGGAAGGCCATCCCGACCAGAGCCGATGGCTCCCGCTGAGGGGAACGGCGCCGATCGATACCGACGGCATCGATCCCGGCGACCGATTCCTCGATCCGAGCGACTATCTGGCGCCCGGCAGCGCCCTCGAGCCGTCGTACGGCAACCCCGAGACCGCCGGCGTCACCTACTCCGTGGTCGACGACGACACCATCCGGATCCACAACGACGGCACCGGGGCTATTGCCGTCATGCAAAGTACACCGGGCGGACAATTGCTCGGGTTCGACATTTTGGCACCGGGCGAGTCGAAGGTATACGGCTCGGTGCCCGGCGGTTACGCGATGGTGTCGGTCCAAGCCGAACGAGGCGCCGACGGTAAACCGGTACTGCTCGGCGGAGTCATGAAGTCCCCATTCGACGGAACCATCACCGGCACCGCGCCGTACGACGGCTACCCGGCAATCCCGCTACGACATACTCCCCTACCGGAGAATCACGCTCCCACTGGTGAAGTGGTCGCGCAGCCGAAGCCCGCCGATCAACGCGAGCGGGTGTATTCGGTCGAGGGATTCGACATTAACGGCGACACACTGACTTTCAGCATTCACACTCCTCCGTCCCGAGGCACGCTGACAGACAACGGTGACGGCACCTTCACGTACACCCCAACCGATCCCGACGATCTCCATGAGGGGTTCGTCGACGACCAATTCTTGATTCAGATCTCAGACGGGCGCGGCGGTACCGCACTGGCGCCGGCGTTCGTCTACTACGGCTTCGCAAACGTAAACGAGGCACCGGCCATCGAGTCGGTCGTTGGTGGTGTCAACGACCTCGGCGGTGGTGGCTGGCATTTCGTGGTCAGCGATCCCGACGGTGATCCCATCGGCATCGACGGCTTCGATCGCCCGACTTACGGCGTGATCACAGTGACACCGGTCAACGGCGACGTCGACCCCATCAGCGGTGCCTACACCGTGGTCCCAGGCCAGTTCGTCGTGACCTACGAGCCCGACCTTGTCCGCGCGCACGAAAGTGCCTACGACGACGAATTCACCGTCACCTTCGACGACGGCCATGGCGGAACCGTTTCTGAGACGATCACGGTCCACGTGCCGTTCTACAACACCAACCCGTATGTCTATCTTCACGATCCCTCCGGCGGTGTCGGATCGGGCACCGGGACCTACGAGATCACCACGTTCGATGACGAGAACGACACCGTCACGATCGTGTCCGCTACATCGGAACGGGGGGCAACCATCACCATCGTCGATGGGGTCCTCCACTACACGCCCAATCCCGGGATTGGAGATGCGTACTACGCCGACAGAATCACCGTCGTCGGCGACGACGGGCACGGTGGCACATACACGACTTCAAGAACAGTGCGCGTGATGAACACGACGAACGTCGTGTGGGTGGACGAAGGCAGAGGCGAGGTCCTGGTCTTCACCGAGTTCGATATGACCTACCCGGACACTCCTCTCGAGCGTCACGGAGAGCGCGTCGTTGTCTACCCCTACGATTACGAACAGGCTCGTGCCTTCGTCGAGGAACTCGAGAACTCCTCAATTGCTGGGGAGTTCGGCGATTACCGACAGATGCTGCAGGCGTACGAGGACGCCCTCAACGCCCCAGAGCCCGAACCCGAGGGGCCCGACTGGGGTGAACCAGGCCCTTGGATTCCAGGCGACGGCGAATACGAACTTCCGGGGTACGACGCCGATGATGAACCTGCTTCTGCCGGAGACGTCGACAACTTCCTACTCGAACTACTCGGATCGTTCGACTTCATACACAACCTCGGCGAAGTGTGGTCGACGATGCTCGCCTACGACGACTTCGAAGACTTCGCAGCCAAGCTGAGCGACCAGCTCAGCAAACTCGAAACGGTCTCGGACGACGCCCCCATCCTCAAGTACTCGAAGTATGTCTTCAAAACGATCGGCCCGGTCGGAACTCTGCTGAGTCTCGGTATCGCCACCGCACAGCTCAACGACGCGGATACACCGAACGAGGAACTGCTCGCGCAGATCGAACTACTCAGTGCCGCGACTCCAGCAGTGATGGCGGCTACCGGTGCAGTTCTGCTGGGCGTGATCGGAGGCCCAGGCGCAGCACTGGTCGGATTGAACATCGGTGCGATCGCCGGCACCGCGATCGGACTCGGGTTGTCCATCGGAGCAGAGCTCAGCTTGAACGAAAACTTTCGAGACGCGTTCCAAGGGGCTCTGGAGCAACCCGCGAACGCTCGTGACTGGTGGCCGTTCTAA
- a CDS encoding SGNH/GDSL hydrolase family protein, protein MTRFRLALVAVLAIAISCVSVPSVLAVPAAPAYVALGDSRAAAPTLTSAQHPDGCGRTRDAYPTHLASQLRMSYTSVACVNATTADVTTRRQTTSFGARPVQINALSWSTRLVTLSIGGNDLRWWSIVSSCFTPRFGQDARCRHDRVMADRMTSALTAVAPKIGATLSTIAARAPLARVVLVGHGGYYGRTGCPGQANISNADAAYLQSFFKRFDAILRTAAVTRSMTFVDVASAAVGHDACAGAARWFEGNASQSQTQPRHPTPLGSRAIASLIARAL, encoded by the coding sequence GTGACCCGATTCCGCCTCGCACTCGTCGCCGTTCTCGCCATCGCGATCAGCTGCGTGTCGGTACCGTCGGTTCTCGCCGTGCCGGCGGCACCCGCATACGTCGCCTTGGGAGACTCACGCGCCGCAGCGCCGACGCTGACCTCGGCGCAACATCCGGACGGGTGCGGACGTACCCGCGACGCCTACCCGACGCACCTCGCCTCCCAGCTCCGGATGAGCTACACCTCCGTTGCCTGTGTGAACGCCACCACGGCAGACGTCACGACCCGCCGACAGACGACATCATTCGGCGCCCGGCCCGTCCAGATCAACGCACTGTCGTGGTCCACACGCCTCGTGACTCTCTCGATTGGCGGCAACGACCTCCGCTGGTGGTCGATCGTCTCCTCCTGCTTCACGCCCAGGTTCGGCCAAGATGCCCGGTGTCGACACGATCGAGTCATGGCCGACCGGATGACCTCGGCCCTCACCGCAGTCGCACCGAAGATCGGCGCAACTCTGAGCACCATCGCCGCCCGCGCACCCCTCGCCCGCGTGGTCCTCGTCGGACACGGTGGCTACTACGGTCGAACCGGCTGCCCCGGCCAGGCGAACATCAGCAACGCCGACGCCGCGTACCTCCAGAGCTTCTTCAAACGATTCGACGCCATCCTCCGAACCGCCGCCGTCACACGATCGATGACTTTCGTCGACGTCGCCTCCGCCGCCGTCGGGCACGACGCATGCGCCGGCGCAGCCCGCTGGTTCGAAGGGAACGCCTCGCAGTCCCAGACCCAACCCCGCCACCCGACGCCACTCGGCAGCCGTGCGATCGCGAGCCTGATCGCGCGAGCACTCTGA
- a CDS encoding LuxR C-terminal-related transcriptional regulator, producing MTIQALDSVGRPALSKREIEVLTVWLACDSKQQAARRLFVGESTVHTHLTRIRDKYRVVGRPAPSKIALLIRAIEDGICTLEQIASLTAFFDKATEAQRRQQHPSNGRNLA from the coding sequence ATGACGATTCAGGCTCTTGATTCGGTAGGGCGGCCTGCCCTCAGCAAGCGCGAGATCGAGGTGCTGACCGTGTGGCTCGCGTGTGATTCCAAGCAGCAAGCCGCCCGACGACTCTTCGTCGGTGAATCCACGGTGCATACTCACCTCACTCGGATCCGCGACAAGTACCGAGTCGTGGGCCGACCCGCGCCGTCAAAGATCGCCCTGCTCATCAGGGCCATCGAAGACGGAATCTGCACCCTCGAACAGATAGCCAGCCTTACTGCGTTTTTTGACAAGGCAACTGAAGCGCAACGCAGGCAACAACATCCGAGTAACGGTCGGAACCTCGCCTGA
- a CDS encoding acyltransferase, whose protein sequence is MLRAAGLSIARSSIGDRVVIDGRDVFVSEGVDLGADVFIDATAPVYLGAGVRVGPGAKILTSVDFAHNAVEGDDGVAAKPVLIGEGAQIGARVVVFPGVTIGERAVISDDSEVRENCRPDATYAGAPARLVGEF, encoded by the coding sequence GTGCTCCGCGCGGCCGGTCTCAGCATCGCGCGCAGCTCGATCGGGGACCGTGTGGTAATCGATGGTCGGGATGTCTTCGTCAGTGAAGGGGTCGACCTCGGCGCAGATGTATTTATCGACGCCACCGCCCCGGTCTACCTCGGGGCCGGGGTGCGTGTAGGTCCCGGCGCGAAGATCCTCACGTCTGTCGATTTTGCCCACAATGCCGTCGAAGGGGATGACGGAGTTGCGGCCAAACCGGTGCTCATCGGCGAAGGCGCTCAGATCGGCGCGCGAGTTGTCGTCTTCCCTGGTGTCACCATCGGCGAACGAGCGGTTATCAGCGATGACTCCGAAGTCCGCGAGAACTGCAGACCCGATGCGACCTACGCGGGCGCTCCGGCCCGGCTTGTGGGCGAGTTCTGA
- a CDS encoding sensor histidine kinase, with the protein MTVDVVLTHLSEVTVTVDPTRRFEVRRTIDSSDAGYPATVVHTIAAAAGEAVRNSGRHARASKTIVSVEITDDRLQVEVADDGQGFEPSTVPADRLGIAISIRERMSQIGGSATIESAPMRGTRVCLEWER; encoded by the coding sequence ATGACCGTCGACGTTGTTTTGACGCATCTCAGCGAGGTGACGGTCACGGTGGACCCCACCCGGCGTTTCGAGGTTCGCCGGACAATCGACAGCTCAGACGCCGGCTATCCCGCCACGGTGGTCCATACGATCGCGGCAGCGGCAGGGGAGGCAGTGCGCAACAGCGGCCGTCACGCGCGGGCGTCGAAGACGATTGTCTCGGTGGAGATCACAGATGACCGGCTTCAGGTAGAAGTAGCCGACGACGGGCAAGGTTTCGAACCGTCGACGGTGCCGGCCGACCGACTCGGAATCGCCATCAGCATCCGTGAACGGATGTCGCAGATCGGTGGTTCCGCCACCATCGAGTCGGCGCCGATGCGCGGTACTCGTGTGTGCTTGGAGTGGGAGCGGTGA
- a CDS encoding response regulator transcription factor — translation MVVRRGERARIGVVDDHPSIVAGLRAILGDQPDLEFTAGAATVSKLLTETRDLDLVVLDLRLEDGSSPQINVDRLAELDIPAVAYTSGDEPYLVRLAASAGVKAVLRKNVDDDVLLAAIRAVLSGEETPTVDWAAAIDADDDFVDLPPQLRRVLELYAAGESTAGVAKSMNLSPDTVSDYVGRIRTKYAAVGRPAPTRQHLMFRAIEDGWLPIPRRLRRRS, via the coding sequence ATGGTGGTGCGACGGGGCGAGCGCGCGCGGATCGGAGTCGTCGATGATCACCCGTCGATCGTCGCCGGGCTGCGGGCGATTCTCGGGGACCAGCCGGACCTGGAGTTCACCGCCGGCGCAGCGACAGTGTCGAAGTTGCTGACAGAGACCCGAGATCTCGATTTGGTCGTCCTCGATCTGCGGTTGGAGGATGGGAGTTCACCGCAGATCAACGTCGACCGTCTCGCTGAACTCGACATCCCGGCTGTTGCCTACACCTCCGGAGACGAACCCTATCTGGTCCGGTTGGCAGCCAGTGCGGGGGTGAAGGCGGTGTTGCGCAAGAACGTTGACGACGACGTACTTCTGGCCGCTATCCGAGCGGTGCTCTCGGGCGAGGAGACTCCGACGGTGGATTGGGCGGCTGCGATCGATGCCGACGACGACTTCGTCGACCTACCACCACAGCTGCGACGTGTGCTCGAGCTGTATGCCGCAGGTGAATCCACTGCCGGAGTTGCCAAATCCATGAACCTGTCCCCAGACACGGTCAGTGACTACGTCGGTCGGATCAGAACGAAGTACGCCGCAGTGGGGCGACCCGCGCCGACTCGGCAGCATTTGATGTTTCGAGCGATAGAGGACGGATGGCTACCGATACCGCGGCGGCTGCGACGGCGGAGTTAG
- a CDS encoding SGNH/GDSL hydrolase family protein → MSRVRAATFAALVCLLSTVLAVPATATPSGPEYVALGDSRAAAPTNGSSLRPDGCGRTDDGYPVHVAARLGLSLRSVACVNATTANVTTTPQLTLYGPRLVQTHALSRSTRLVTLSIGGIDLQWWSLVSSCLTRKFGRDARCRDNASVTRRINSGLVSLAPKIDATLTRIGQRAPNARVVLVGHGGYYGQTGCPGQANISTADAAFVLRFFERFNAVLRHSARAHSVVFVDVAGPAAGHDACAGSARWFEGNISRSATQVRHPTPLGSKAIADLVVAAL, encoded by the coding sequence ATGTCCCGCGTCCGAGCCGCGACTTTCGCAGCCCTCGTCTGTCTGCTCAGCACCGTCCTGGCGGTGCCCGCGACAGCGACCCCGAGTGGCCCCGAATACGTCGCGTTGGGCGACTCGCGCGCTGCCGCGCCAACGAACGGCTCCAGCCTGCGCCCAGACGGATGCGGGCGCACAGATGACGGCTACCCCGTACATGTGGCCGCGCGCCTCGGACTGAGCCTGCGGTCCGTCGCCTGCGTCAACGCCACCACCGCCAATGTCACGACGACGCCACAGCTGACGCTGTACGGTCCGCGCCTCGTTCAAACACACGCGCTGTCGCGGTCGACGCGGCTGGTCACTCTGTCGATCGGCGGTATCGACCTGCAGTGGTGGTCCCTGGTGTCGTCCTGCTTAACGAGGAAGTTCGGCCGCGATGCGCGCTGCCGCGACAACGCCTCGGTGACAAGACGAATCAACTCCGGTCTGGTCTCACTCGCACCCAAGATCGACGCCACGCTGACCCGGATAGGACAGCGCGCTCCCAACGCACGCGTCGTTCTCGTCGGCCACGGCGGCTACTACGGTCAAACCGGCTGCCCAGGTCAGGCGAACATCAGCACCGCTGACGCTGCATTCGTCCTACGGTTCTTCGAGCGCTTCAACGCAGTGCTCCGACACTCCGCTCGAGCACACTCGGTTGTTTTCGTCGACGTGGCCGGGCCTGCCGCCGGACATGACGCATGCGCAGGTTCAGCTCGATGGTTCGAGGGGAACATCTCGCGGTCGGCAACCCAGGTACGCCACCCCACCCCGCTCGGCAGCAAGGCCATCGCAGACCTGGTCGTCGCGGCGCTCTGA